A genomic region of Tamandua tetradactyla isolate mTamTet1 chromosome 2, mTamTet1.pri, whole genome shotgun sequence contains the following coding sequences:
- the LOC143657563 gene encoding LOW QUALITY PROTEIN: large ribosomal subunit protein eL37-like (The sequence of the model RefSeq protein was modified relative to this genomic sequence to represent the inferred CDS: substituted 2 bases at 2 genomic stop codons), whose translation MDKKKIRSEVTKGMSLFGKHCYETHTLYRRCGPQAYHLRKLVCGKYGSPDKRKRKYSWSAKAKXRNTTSTGXMRCLKIVHCRFRHGFREGTTPKPKRAAVAASGSS comes from the exons atggataagaaaaaaatcag AAGCGAGGTGACGAAGGGGATGTCATTGTTTGGAAAGCATTGCTATGAGACACACACCTTGTACCGCCGCTGTGGCCCACAGGCCTACCACCTCCGGAAGTTGGTCTGCGGGAAGTACGGTTCCCCTGACAAGCGAAAGAGAAAGTACAGCTGGAGTGCCAAGGCTAAATGAAGAAATACTACCAGTACTGGCTGAATGAGGTGCCTAAAAATTGTACACTGCAGATTCAGGCATGGATTCCGTGAAGGAACAACTCCTAAACCCAAGAGGGCAGCTGTTGCAGCGTCCGGTTCATCTTAG